In a genomic window of Aricia agestis chromosome 2, ilAriAges1.1, whole genome shotgun sequence:
- the LOC121739584 gene encoding pro-resilin-like isoform X1 — translation MNLLVICLTAIVWTAINCEPPVSSYLPPSGSGGRGRPSDQYGSPNAGGGGGFGPGGSGLGNQPGEGFGQGLGPSGALSSEYGPPGRGSGRGGSQRGRGGSQGLGGNQGLGSPSSQYGTPNEGGFGQQDGFDSGRGPLSTSYGTPNQQGGGRGGNSPFGGRGSSQPDSSYGTPSDDFGSSRGPGRGGSNQGSRRPSSSYGTPDFGNDPNSGDSNYRGSGVGESNEPAKYEFSYQVDDDEAGTHFGHSEQRDGDVATGEYNVLLPDGRTQVVEYEADRDGYKPQIRYEGGAGGSGSGNGFGGRGGSGGGRNRGFPGAGANADAEAFAGAGADGYPSGGPSGGPSGRFQQPGFNQGSGFPGQGGDGQGYPSGGPGGRGGGRGFGQDGGFGSGGFDGGDQGYPRGGPQSGRGGPRGGNRGSGFGGDDGYPSGGPNGPRGSGY, via the exons ATGAATTTA CTCGTGATCTGTTTGACGGCCATCGTGTGGACCGCGATCAACTGTGAACCGCCGGTCAGCAGCTACCTACCTCCCTCGGGCTCCGGCGGACGCGGTAGACCCTCGGATCAGTATGGATCTCCCAACGCcggtggtggtggtggtttCGGGCCGGGAGGCTCGGGCCTTGGCAATCAACCCGGAGAAGGCTTCGGCCAAGGGTTAGGTCCCTCAGGGGCTCTGTCCTCAGAGTACGGTCCACCGGGGCGCGGTTCGGGACGAGGCGGATCTCAGCGGGGCCGGGGCGGAAGTCAAGGCCTGGGAGGCAATCAGGGCCTGGGCTCGCCTAGCTCACAGTACGGAACCCCGAACGAAGGTGGCTTCGGACAGCAGGACGGATTCGACTCCGGCCGCGGTCCCTTATCGACATCCTACGGCACGCCCAACCAGCAGGGCGGCGGACGCGGCGGCAACAGTCCCTTCGGCGGGCGCGGATCTTCGCAGCCAGATTCGTCCTACGGAACTCCGTCCGACGATTTCGGTTCCTCACGTGGACCGGGGCGCGGTGGATCGAACCAAGGTTCCCGAAGACCATCGTCGTCTTACGGCACCCCTGACTTCGGTAATGATCCAAATAGTGGAGATTCAAATTATCGTGGATCAGGGGTAGGAGAATCTAAC GAACCGGCCAAATACGAGTTTAGTTACCAAGTAGACGACGACGAGGCCGGCACGCATTTCGGTCACTCGGAGCAGCGGGACGGCGACGTGGCCACGGGGGAGTATAACGTGCTCTTGCCCGACGGCAGGACGCAGGTCGTTGAGTACGAGGCCGACCGAGATGGCTACAAGCCACAGATCCGCTACGAGG GAGGCGCTGGCGGTTCGGGCTCTGGCAACGGTTTCGGAGGACGTG gAGGATCAGGCGGTGGCAGGAACCGCGGCTTCCCCGGTGCTGGGGCCAACGCTGACGCCGAGGCGTTCGCCGGAGCCGGTGCCGACGGCTACCCCAGCGGCGGACCCAGCGGCGGACCCAGCGGCAGGTTCCAGCAGCCCGGGTTCAACCAGGGCTCCGGGTTCCCGGGTCAGGGAGGCGACGGTCAGGGCTACCCATCCGGCGGTCCAGGCGGCAGAGGTGGCGGGCGAGGCTTTGGCCAAGATGGCGGTTTTGGCTCGGGCGGCTTCGACGGTGGAGACCAGGGGTACCCGCGCGGCGGTCCCCAGTCCGGTCGAGGAGGACCACGAGGAGGGAACAGGGGCAGTGGCTTCGGTGGTGATGACGGCTACCCCAGTGGCGGTCCCAACGGGCCAAGGGGCTCGGGATACTGA
- the LOC121739584 gene encoding glycine-rich cell wall structural protein 1.8-like isoform X2 — protein sequence MNLLVICLTAIVWTAINCEPPVSSYLPPSGSGGRGRPSDQYGSPNAGGGGGFGPGGSGLGNQPGEGFGQGLGPSGALSSEYGPPGRGSGRGGSQRGRGGSQGLGGNQGLGSPSSQYGTPNEGGFGQQDGFDSGRGPLSTSYGTPNQQGGGRGGNSPFGGRGSSQPDSSYGTPSDDFGSSRGPGRGGSNQGSRRPSSSYGTPDFGGAGGSGSGNGFGGRGGSGGGRNRGFPGAGANADAEAFAGAGADGYPSGGPSGGPSGRFQQPGFNQGSGFPGQGGDGQGYPSGGPGGRGGGRGFGQDGGFGSGGFDGGDQGYPRGGPQSGRGGPRGGNRGSGFGGDDGYPSGGPNGPRGSGY from the exons ATGAATTTA CTCGTGATCTGTTTGACGGCCATCGTGTGGACCGCGATCAACTGTGAACCGCCGGTCAGCAGCTACCTACCTCCCTCGGGCTCCGGCGGACGCGGTAGACCCTCGGATCAGTATGGATCTCCCAACGCcggtggtggtggtggtttCGGGCCGGGAGGCTCGGGCCTTGGCAATCAACCCGGAGAAGGCTTCGGCCAAGGGTTAGGTCCCTCAGGGGCTCTGTCCTCAGAGTACGGTCCACCGGGGCGCGGTTCGGGACGAGGCGGATCTCAGCGGGGCCGGGGCGGAAGTCAAGGCCTGGGAGGCAATCAGGGCCTGGGCTCGCCTAGCTCACAGTACGGAACCCCGAACGAAGGTGGCTTCGGACAGCAGGACGGATTCGACTCCGGCCGCGGTCCCTTATCGACATCCTACGGCACGCCCAACCAGCAGGGCGGCGGACGCGGCGGCAACAGTCCCTTCGGCGGGCGCGGATCTTCGCAGCCAGATTCGTCCTACGGAACTCCGTCCGACGATTTCGGTTCCTCACGTGGACCGGGGCGCGGTGGATCGAACCAAGGTTCCCGAAGACCATCGTCGTCTTACGGCACCCCTGACTTCG GAGGCGCTGGCGGTTCGGGCTCTGGCAACGGTTTCGGAGGACGTG gAGGATCAGGCGGTGGCAGGAACCGCGGCTTCCCCGGTGCTGGGGCCAACGCTGACGCCGAGGCGTTCGCCGGAGCCGGTGCCGACGGCTACCCCAGCGGCGGACCCAGCGGCGGACCCAGCGGCAGGTTCCAGCAGCCCGGGTTCAACCAGGGCTCCGGGTTCCCGGGTCAGGGAGGCGACGGTCAGGGCTACCCATCCGGCGGTCCAGGCGGCAGAGGTGGCGGGCGAGGCTTTGGCCAAGATGGCGGTTTTGGCTCGGGCGGCTTCGACGGTGGAGACCAGGGGTACCCGCGCGGCGGTCCCCAGTCCGGTCGAGGAGGACCACGAGGAGGGAACAGGGGCAGTGGCTTCGGTGGTGATGACGGCTACCCCAGTGGCGGTCCCAACGGGCCAAGGGGCTCGGGATACTGA